One Prunus dulcis chromosome 7, ALMONDv2, whole genome shotgun sequence DNA segment encodes these proteins:
- the LOC117635052 gene encoding probable sucrose-phosphatase 2 isoform X1 produces MYTFQSLTSSLFLVPPIPQKPNLNLHFPITSNPSFALKFPVQVCVGIRIIMDRLKAPARLMIVSDLDHTMVDHHDTENLSLLRFNSLWEANYRHDSLLVFSTGRSPTLYKELRKEKPMLTPDITIMSVGTEITYGNSMVPDNGWVEVLNKKWDRNVVKEEASKFSELKLQAETEQRPHKVSFYVEKDKAQAVTKALSEVYGKRGLDVKIIYSGGMDLDILPQGAGKGQALAYLLKKFKTEGSPPVNTLVCGDSGNDAELFSIPEVYGVMVSNAQEELLHWHAENAKGNTRIIHATERCAAGIIQAIGHFKLGPNLPPRDIADFSDYKLENPNPGHEVVKFFLFYEKWRRAEVENSAVYLASLKADCCPSGTFVHPSGVEQSLPECINGLRSSYGDKQGKQFRVWVDGVLATQVGSDTWLVKFDKWELSGEERHATKTTAVISSKGSDVSDGFTWIRVHQTWYKGYEGKDDTTWHF; encoded by the exons ATGTATACCTTCCAATCACTCACTTCATCACTTTTTCTCGTTCCTCCAATTCCTCAGAAACCTAATCTCAACCTTCATTTTCCAATCACTTCAAATCCAAGTTTCGCTCTCAAGTTTCCAG TGCAGGTTTGCGTTGGAATTAGGATAATCATGGATCGGCTAAAAGCTCCTGCCCGTCTAATGATAGTTTCAGATCTTGATCACACAATG GTTGATCATCATGACACTGAGAACCTTTCTCTGCTCAGATTCAACTCGTTGTGGGAAGCGAATTACCGTCACGATTCTCTGCTAGTTTTTTCAACTGGTAGGTCACCAACACTTTACAAAGAATTGAGGAAAGAGAAACCCATGTTAACTCCAGATATAACAATAATGTCTGTGGGAACTGAGATAACATATGGTAACTCAATGGTTCCTGATAATGGCTGGGTTGAGGTTCTGAATAAAAAATGGGATAGGAACGTAGTCAAAGAGGAAGCCAGCAAATTTTCTGAACTTAAACTTCAG GCAGAAACAGAGCAACGGCCACACAAGGTTAGCTTTTATGTTGAGAAAGACAAGGCTCAGGCAGTAACAAAGGCTCTTTCAGAGGTTTATGGAAAGCGTGGG TTGGATGTTAAGATAATCTATAGTGGAGGAATGGATTTGGATATATTACCACAAGGTGCTGGCAAAGGACAAGCTCTTGCATATCTGCTTAAGAAATTTAAGACTGAGGGAAGTCCACCTGTCAACACTCTTGTTTGTGGTGACTCTGGAAATGATGCTGAGCTTTTTAGCATTCCAGAAGTATATGGTGTCATG GTTAGCAATGCCCAAGAAGAATTGTTGCATTGGCATGCTGAAAATGCTAAGGGTAACACAAGGATTATTCATGCAACAGAGAGATGTGCTGCTGGAATCATACAGGCCATTGGGCACTTTAAACTAGGTCCAAATTTGCCCCCCAGAGATATTGCTGATTTTTCTGACTATAAGCTGGAAAATCCGAATCCTGGTCACGAAGTAGTGAAATTTTTCTTATTCTATGAGAAATGGAGACGTGCAGAAGTTGAGAATTCAGCAGTCTATTTGGCAAGTCTGAAAGCCGATTGT TGTCCATCTGGTACATTCGTCCATCCTTCTGGAGTTGAGCAATCTCTTCCAGAGTGCATAAATGGTCTGAGAAGCAGCTATGGAGACAAACAGGGAAAACAATTTCGGGTTTGGGTAGATGGGGTGTTAGCTACACAAGTTGGTTCAGATACATGGCTAGTGAAGTTCGATAAGTGGGAATTATCTG GTGAGGAGCGTCATGCAACAAAGACAACTGCTGTTATAAGTTCAAAG GGTTCTGATGTTTCAGATGGTTTCACTTGGATTCGAGTGCATCAGACGTGGTACAAAGGATATGAAGGAAAAGATGATACGACATGGCACTTCTAA
- the LOC117635052 gene encoding probable sucrose-phosphatase 2 isoform X2, translating to MDRLKAPARLMIVSDLDHTMVDHHDTENLSLLRFNSLWEANYRHDSLLVFSTGRSPTLYKELRKEKPMLTPDITIMSVGTEITYGNSMVPDNGWVEVLNKKWDRNVVKEEASKFSELKLQAETEQRPHKVSFYVEKDKAQAVTKALSEVYGKRGLDVKIIYSGGMDLDILPQGAGKGQALAYLLKKFKTEGSPPVNTLVCGDSGNDAELFSIPEVYGVMVSNAQEELLHWHAENAKGNTRIIHATERCAAGIIQAIGHFKLGPNLPPRDIADFSDYKLENPNPGHEVVKFFLFYEKWRRAEVENSAVYLASLKADCCPSGTFVHPSGVEQSLPECINGLRSSYGDKQGKQFRVWVDGVLATQVGSDTWLVKFDKWELSGEERHATKTTAVISSKGSDVSDGFTWIRVHQTWYKGYEGKDDTTWHF from the exons ATGGATCGGCTAAAAGCTCCTGCCCGTCTAATGATAGTTTCAGATCTTGATCACACAATG GTTGATCATCATGACACTGAGAACCTTTCTCTGCTCAGATTCAACTCGTTGTGGGAAGCGAATTACCGTCACGATTCTCTGCTAGTTTTTTCAACTGGTAGGTCACCAACACTTTACAAAGAATTGAGGAAAGAGAAACCCATGTTAACTCCAGATATAACAATAATGTCTGTGGGAACTGAGATAACATATGGTAACTCAATGGTTCCTGATAATGGCTGGGTTGAGGTTCTGAATAAAAAATGGGATAGGAACGTAGTCAAAGAGGAAGCCAGCAAATTTTCTGAACTTAAACTTCAG GCAGAAACAGAGCAACGGCCACACAAGGTTAGCTTTTATGTTGAGAAAGACAAGGCTCAGGCAGTAACAAAGGCTCTTTCAGAGGTTTATGGAAAGCGTGGG TTGGATGTTAAGATAATCTATAGTGGAGGAATGGATTTGGATATATTACCACAAGGTGCTGGCAAAGGACAAGCTCTTGCATATCTGCTTAAGAAATTTAAGACTGAGGGAAGTCCACCTGTCAACACTCTTGTTTGTGGTGACTCTGGAAATGATGCTGAGCTTTTTAGCATTCCAGAAGTATATGGTGTCATG GTTAGCAATGCCCAAGAAGAATTGTTGCATTGGCATGCTGAAAATGCTAAGGGTAACACAAGGATTATTCATGCAACAGAGAGATGTGCTGCTGGAATCATACAGGCCATTGGGCACTTTAAACTAGGTCCAAATTTGCCCCCCAGAGATATTGCTGATTTTTCTGACTATAAGCTGGAAAATCCGAATCCTGGTCACGAAGTAGTGAAATTTTTCTTATTCTATGAGAAATGGAGACGTGCAGAAGTTGAGAATTCAGCAGTCTATTTGGCAAGTCTGAAAGCCGATTGT TGTCCATCTGGTACATTCGTCCATCCTTCTGGAGTTGAGCAATCTCTTCCAGAGTGCATAAATGGTCTGAGAAGCAGCTATGGAGACAAACAGGGAAAACAATTTCGGGTTTGGGTAGATGGGGTGTTAGCTACACAAGTTGGTTCAGATACATGGCTAGTGAAGTTCGATAAGTGGGAATTATCTG GTGAGGAGCGTCATGCAACAAAGACAACTGCTGTTATAAGTTCAAAG GGTTCTGATGTTTCAGATGGTTTCACTTGGATTCGAGTGCATCAGACGTGGTACAAAGGATATGAAGGAAAAGATGATACGACATGGCACTTCTAA
- the LOC117636179 gene encoding prolycopene isomerase, chloroplastic, producing MSLPHSLSMPELGFTSSPASMHISQLTSHHHCSTQLGTSRPRIQENRFQLILSQHGSQGNGYNLYELKFGSQNSQLLGYGYSVQLGTIRPRSQKHRKLSFGHGRTSFLNDYKLSGLNLGFYDTREPDTLRPKVPKRKLIQGCHLGGSNSSKCRHGSVQLGLSEVNFRNLNFVVRSSSTLSVDKVVEREGGGGKSYYDAIVIGSGIGGLVAATQLAVKGARILVLEKYVIPGGSSGYYQRDGYTFDVGSSVMFGFSDKGNLNLITQALAAVGCEMQVIPDPTTVHYHLPNNLSVLVHREYSEFIAELTGKFPHEKEGILKFYGECWKIFNALNSLELKSLEEPIYLFGQFFQKPLECLTLAYYLPQNAGDIARKYIQDPQLLSFIDAECFIVSTVKALQTPMINASMVMCDRHYGGINYPVGGVGGIAKSLAKGLVDQGSEILYKANVTSIIVDQGRAVGVRLSDRREFFAKTIISNATRWNTFGTLLKGDDVPKEEENFQKVYVKAPSFLSIHMGVKAEVLPPDTDCHHFVLEDDWTRLEEPYGSIFLSIPTVLDPSLAPEGRHILHIFTTSSIEDWEGLSRKDYEAKKEIVADEIIGRLEDKLFPGLKSSIVFKEVGTPKTHRRYLARDKGTYGPIPRRTPKGLLGMPFNTTAIEGLYCVGDSCFPGQGVIAVSFSGVMCAHRVAADIGLEKKSPVLDAALLRLLGWLRTLA from the exons ATGTCCTTGCCCCACTCACTTTCCATGCCTGAGCTTGGATTTACTTCTTCCCCTGCTTCCATGCACATTTCTCAGCTCACCAGTCACCACCACTGCAGCACCCAATTGGGCACTTCAAGACCCAGAATTCAAGAAAACAGGTTTCAGCTTATTCTTAGCCAGCATGGCTCTCAGGGCAATGGTTATAACCTCTATGAATTGAAATTCGGGTCTCAGAATTCTCAGCTCCTTGGTTATGGATATAGTGTGCAGTTGGGTACAATCAGACCCAGAAGCCAAAAACATAGAAAACTCTCTTTTGGGCATGGTAGAACCTCATTTCTCAATGATTACAAGCTCAGTGGATTGAATTTAGGGTTTTATGACACCAGAGAGCCGGACACTCTGAGACCCAAAGttcccaaaagaaaattgattcAAGGGTGTCATTTGGGAGGTTCAAATTCCAGTAAATGCAGACATGGTAGTGTGCAATTAGGGTTGTCTGAGGTGAATTTCAGGAATTTGAACTTTGTGGTGAGGTCAAGTTCAACATTGAGCGTAGATAAAGTggtggagagagagggaggtgGTGGTAAGAGCTACTATGATGCCATTGTTATAGGGTCAGGAATTGGAGGGTTGGTTGCAGCTACCCAGTTGGCTGTGAAGGGTGCCAGGATTTTAGTGTTAGAGAAGTACGTGATTCCTGGTGGGAGCTCTGGGTATTATCAGAGAGATGGTTATACTTTTGATGTTGGATCTTCTGTGATGTTCGGTTTCAGCGATAAG GGCAATCTAAATTTGATAACCCAAGCATTGGCAGCAGTGGGTTGTGAGATGCAGGTGATACCTGATCCGACTACTGTCCATTATCATCTCCCCAATAATCTTTCTGTCCTAGTTCACAGAGAATACAGTGAATTTATCGCAGAACTTACTGGTAAATTTCCCCATGAAAAGGAAGGGATTCTCAAATTCTATGGTGAATGTTGGAAG ATTTTCAATGCCTTGAACTCATTGGAACTGAAGTCACTTGAGGAGCCAATCTACCTTTTTGGACAGTTCTTTCAGAAGCCTCTTGAATGCTTGACACTTG CCTACTATTTGCCTCAAAATGCTGGGGACATAGCTCGTAAATACATTCAGGATCCCCAGCTGTTGTCTTTCATAGATGCGGAG TGTTTTATTGTGAGTACAGTCAAGGCTTTGCAGACACCAATGATCAATGCAAGCATG GTTATGTGTGACAGGCATTATGGTGGGATTAACTACCCTGTTGGTGGCGTTGGCGGAATTGCAAAGTCCTTAGCAAAAGGTCTAGTAGACCAGGGCAGTGAGATACTTTACAAGGCCAATGTTACTAGCATCATAGTTGATCAGGGCAGAGCT GTTGGAGTAAGGCTTTCAGACAGGAGGGAATTCTTTGCCAAAACCATAATATCAAATGCTACTAGATGGAATACCTTTG GAACACTGCTAAAAGGAGACGATGTTCCaaaggaagaggaaaattttcagaaagTTTATGTTAAGGCCCCATCTTTTCTTTCCATTCACATGGGGGTGAAAGCTGAAGTTCTGCCACCAGATACAGATTGCCACCATTTTGTGCTTGAG GATGATTGGACAAGGTTAGAAGAGCCTTATGGAAGTATCTTTTTAAGCATTCCAACTGTCCTTGACCCATCATTGGCTCCAGAAGGACGCCACATACTTCACATATTTACAACCTCTTCCATAGAGGACTGGGAG GGACTCTCTCGAAAGGACTATGAAGCAAAGAAAGAGATTGTAGCAGATGAAATCATTGGCAGATTAGAGGATAAACTATTTCCAGGGCTAAAATCATCCATCGTTTTTAAGGAG GTGGGAACACCAAAGACACACAGGCGGTACCTGGCTCGTGACAAGGGTACTTATGGACCAATACCACGTAGAACTCCTAAGGGCTTATTGGGAATGCCATTCAATACAACA GCCATAGAGGGTCTTTACTGTGTTGGTGATAGCTGCTTTCCGGGACAAGGAGTTATAGCTGTATCCTTCTCAGGAGTAATGTGTGCTCATCGAGTAGCTGCTGATATAG GGCTTGAGAAGAAGTCCCCGGTATTGGATGCTGCCCTCCTTCGACTTCTTGGATGGTTAAGGACATTAGCATGA